A portion of the Nomia melanderi isolate GNS246 chromosome 2, iyNomMela1, whole genome shotgun sequence genome contains these proteins:
- the wit gene encoding kinase protein wishful thinking, giving the protein MKAIVSITLVVLLCGINSAPINAIRLCASRKKNIENLSLKQHIPSVPENIPNNSNVAHTITDDNIKFEECTNFCHALWQEEKTANGTEIIILSQGCWKQSGEQKCETSECIALQRSTKALNNTKFCCCHGDYCNLNINSTNLLYSENKVHNSITTENNQPTTEYLEQLDSGRWMIIITSVLVCILLVICILALMIYRMYHMNMLARLGKPLSYTDQFLDSTALRTGTYTVDHLKLTTIVGQGRYGSVWQGSMGDQDVAVKIFPSHYRNYFQNERDTYCLPFMEHPSLLSYYGVDERVSMEGSVEYLLVLSFAPGGTLTDFLRTRTVDWPTFCKMGLSMVKGLAYLHTDIHKSDKFKPCIAHRDINSRNILIKADGTCCICDLGLAVQISGSKYYSNGEEQHAEIKSINDVGTLRYMAPEVLEGAVNLRDCESSLKQIDVYAMGLVLWELVSRCSDIYMPGSEIPIYRQPYEKEIGLHPTFEQMQVLVSRNKARPLLEGSLVDRPGVRLIRETMEDCWDADAEARLTALCIEERLSELQSHRVTMHFTDGSPMVNSHCTLVPSTTNSLYSETSHHDNVHVGHLSLHMVQDSTSNDGIVENLVTLSPSESIVHEHSFKNSNEVAIYNHAQTLQPYQGRNPCMERNLMLQSDSFEELGCNGNVLVDKSMKHACNDQYKIVSEAQGLVSHDYLSQHTTQMTQLRPATPIPYVQNVISDDGTTSYGKRKQTNVHEVCAQESPRKKLFGWPNLKKLLVNKKMYTYNKYQIDREDSKSNLLSKQNVQIKTVETNVTISPGGKYVNGIITKAPASTIPLDKNDKNAVQVGKQKLDNDNNTNTRPSSLPLVNLRNKKSENNLSRQESIDKFNEVFNVGSNVNVLKDPHMRIKTPGDLPPSVRKIRGRGQSTARFSLYDDRMMCNILSEEDDRSDKAIWNSVPFGMDFGDNDDKHSPTKLSTKNVTCF; this is encoded by the exons GTTGTTGGAAACAGTCTGGTGAACAAAAATGTGAAACTTCAGAATGTATTGCTCTTCAACGTTCTACCAAAGCAttgaacaatacaaaattttgttGTTGTCATGGAGATTATTGTAATCTGAATATTAATAGTACTAATCTTCTATATTCTGAAAATAAAGTGCATAATTCTATTACTACAGAAAATAATCAACCAA CAACTGAATATTTGGAACAATTAGATTCTGGAAGATGGATGATTATCATAACAAGTGTCCTAGTTTGCATATTATTAGTGATATGCATTTTAGCATTAATGATATATCGTATGTACCATATGAATATGTTAGCAAGATTAGGGAAACCACTTTCTTACACAGATCAGTTTTTGGACAGTACAGCACTAAGAACTGGTACTTATACAGTGGATCATTTGAAACTTACAACGATTGTGG GACAAGGAAGATATGGTTCAGTGTGGCAAGGTAGTATGGGAGATCAAGATGTTGctgtaaaaatatttccttctcattatcgtaattattttcaaaatgaacgaGATACTTACTGCCTCCCATTCATGGAACACCCATCTTTACTAAGCTATTATG GTGTGGATGAAAGAGTAAGCATGGAAGGCAGCGTTGAATATCTTTTGGTACTTAGTTTTGCACCAGGTGGTACTTTGACTGATTTCTTAAGAACTCGTACAGTTGATTGGCCCACATTTTGTAAAATGGGTCTCTCTATGGTAAAAGGACTTGCTTACTTACATACTGATATACATAAAAGTG ataAGTTTAAGCCTTGTATCGCGCATAGAGATATTAATTCACGGAATATATTAATCAAAGCCGATGGTACTTGTTGTATTTGTGACCTGGGGTTGGCAGTTCAAATCTCTGGTTCTAAATACTATTCCAATGGAGAGGAGCAACATGCGGAAATAAAATCAATCAACGAT GTCGGCACTTTAAGATACATGGCCCCGGAAGTATTAGAAGGTGCTGTTAATTTACGAGATTGTGAAAGCTCTTTAAAACAAATAGATGTTTACGCAATGGGTTTAGTATTATGGGAATTAGTTTCACGATGTTCCGACATCTATATGCCAGGCTCAGAAATACCTATATACAGACAACCGTACGAAAAAGAAATTGGACTTCACCCGACATTCGAACAAATGCAAGTGTTGGTATCTCGTAATAAAGCTAGACCTTTATTAGAGGGTAGTTTAGTGGACAGACCCGGAGTACGTTTGATTAGGGAAACGATGGAAGATTGCTGGGATGCAGATGCAGAAGCTAGATTAACTGCTTTATGTATAGAAGAACGTCTTTCGGAGCTACAATCTCATCGTG TGACCATGCACTTCACCGATGGGAGTCCAATGGTTAATTCCCATTGCACCTTAGTGCCTTCAACTACGAACAGTCTTTACAGCGAAACTTCTCATCACGATAACGTTCACGTCGGTCACCTGTCATTGCACATGGTACAAGATAGTACAAGTAACGATGGTATTGTTGAAAATTTAGTAACATTATCACCTTCGGAAAGCATTGTTCACGAACATAGTT ttaaaaattcaaatgaagtcGCAATATACAATCATGCTCAGACACTTCAACCTTATCAAGGACGTAATCCTTGCATGgaaagaaatttaatgttaCAGTCGGACTCGTTCGAAGAGTTAGGGTGTAACGGCAATGTACTCGTTGACAAATCTATGAAACATGCATGTAACGATCAATACAAAATTGTATCTGAAGCGCAAGGGCTCGTTTCTCATGATTACTTGAGTCAACACACAACGCAAATGACACAGCTGAGACCAGCAACGCCTATACCATACGTTCAAAATGTTATCTCTGATGATGGTACCACATCGTACGGTAAACGCAAACAAACAAATGTGCATGAAGTTTGTGCTCAAGAGAGCCCTAGGAAGAAATTGTTTGGATGGCCGAATCTTAAAAAGTTACTCGTAAATAAAAAGATGTACACTTACAATAAATACCAAATAGACAGAGAAGATTCTAAATCGAATTTACTATCCAAACAAAACGTGCAAATCAAAACAGTTGAAACGAACGTAACGATATCACCTGGAGGAAAGTATGTGAATGGTATTATCACTAAGGCACCGGCATCGACCATTCCATtagataaaaatgataaaaatgctGTACAAGTTGGAAAACAAAAACtagataatgataataatacgaATACTCGACCGTCTAGTCTGCCTCTTgtcaatttaagaaataaaaaaagcgAAAACAATCTCAGTAGACAGGAGAGTATCGATAAATTCAACGAAGTTTTTAACGTCGGATCTAACGTAAACGTATTAAAGGATCCACATATGAGAATAAAGACGCCAGGGGACTTACCACCCTCTGTAAGAAAGATTCGTGGTCGTGGGCAATCAACCGCAAGATTTTCTCTCTACGACGATCGAATGATGTGCAATATTTTAAGCGAGGAGGACGACCGTAGCGATAAAGCCATTTGGAATTCTGTACCGTTCGGTATGGATTTCGGCGACAACGATGACAAACATTCGCCGACTAAACTTAGTACCAAAAATGTTACTTGCTTTTAA
- the mEFG1 gene encoding mitochondrial translation elongation factor G 1 yields the protein MSIITVLRHNINFNTLSMYSYVCKNSRFLSSYIKFAEHKPIEKIRNIGISAHIDSGKTTLTERILFYTGRISQMHEVKGKDNVGATMDSMELERQRGITIQSAATYTLWKDHNINIIDTPGHVDFTVEVERALRVLDGAILVLCAVGGVQSQTLTVNRQMKRYNVPCLAFINKLDRMGANHKKVVQQLNAKMGHNAAFLQLPIGLESNMKGIIDIISQKAIYFEGEFGNQIREDEIPSDMRSEAGNTRQELIERLSNVDEKLGEMYINDVKVQNEDIKNAIRRNCIKRKFTPVLLGTALKNKGVQPLLDAVLDYLPNPGEVENYALQERGDETVKVLLDPKRTSGNPFVGLAFKLEAGKFGQLTYFRCYQGMLSKADYIYNTRTNKKVRVQRVVRLHSNQMEDVNEVYAGDIFALFGVDCASGDTFISNLNCSLSLESMFVPDAVISMSIQPRNSKDRDSFAKGIARFTKEDPTLRFHYDVDIKESIISGMGELHLEIYGQRLEREYGCPVTFGKPKVSFRETLMSSCEFDYLHKKQTGGAGQYGRVTGVIEPLPPHENTKLEFVDKTVGTNIPKQYVPAVERGFRSMCECGHLTGHKVAGVKFILKDGMHHCVDSSDYAFFLAAQGAVRDVYQQGAWRLLEPVMTVEVTAPSEFQGTVISQIAKRSGIILNTDTSDGWFALEAEVPLNEMFGYTGELRSLTQGKGEFTMEYARYSPCQSALEEEMIRQHQESHNLNTNVRKRNQ from the exons ATGTCTATCATAACAGTTTTAAgacataatataaattttaatacattatcaATGTATTCATACGTTTGTAAG AATTCACGATTTCTATCATCCTATATAAAATTTGCGGAACATAAACCAAtagaaaaaattcgaaacattgGCATATCCGCACACATTGATTCTGGGAAGACTACGTTAACAGaacgtatattattttatactggaAGGATATCTCAAATGCACGAG GTGAAAGGTAAAGATAATGTGGGAGCAACAATGGACAGTATGGAATTAGAAAGACAAAGAGGCATTACTATTCAATCAGCAGCCACTTACACATTATGGAAGGAtcacaatattaatatcattgatACTCCTGGTCATGTAGATTTCACAGTTGAAGTAGAAAGAGCTTTACGTGTTTTAGATGGAGCTATTCTTGTATTATGTGCTGTGGGTGGTGTTCAGTCTCAAACACTAACGGTAAATAGGCAAATGAAAAGGTATAATGTACCTTGCTTagcatttattaataaattagacAGAATGGGTGCGAATCACAAGAAAGTAGTACAGCAATTGAATGCTAAAATGGGCCATAATGCTGCATTTCTACAATTACCAATTGGTTTAGAAAGTAATATGAAAggaataatagatattatttcTCAAAAAGCAATATACTTTGAGGGAGAATTTGGTAACCAGATCAGAGAAGATGAAATTCCATCAGATATGAGAAGTG AGGCAGGTAACACTAGACAAGAATTAATTGAACGTTTAAGTAATGTTGATGAAAAACTTGGAGAAATGTATATAAACGATGTAAAAGTACAGAATGAGGATATTAAAAATGCTATTAGAAGAAATTGTATTAAGAGAAAATTCACACCTGTTCTACTTGGAACTGCATTAAAGAACAAAGGTGTCCAACCATTGTTGGATGCAGTTTTGGATTATTTACCTAATCCTGGTGAAGTTGAAAATTATGCACTTCAAGAAAGAGG AGACGAAACTGTTAAAGTGTTATTAGATCCTAAGAGGACCTCTGGAAATCCATTTGTTGGATTAGCATTTAAATTAGAAGCTGGCAAGTTTGGTCAATTAACATATTTCCGCTGTTATCAAGGAATGTTGAGCAAAGCagattatatatataacactagaactaataAGAAA GTTCGCGTGCAAAGAGTAGTACGACTTCATTCCAATCAAATGGAAGATGTAAATGAAGTTTACGCTGGAGACATTTTCGCATTGTTTGGGGTAGACTGCGCATCTGGTGATACATTTATCAGTAATCTCAATTGCTCGTTATCACTGGAATCCATGTTTGTGCCTGACGCTGTAATATCTATGTCCATTCAACCAAGGAACTCAAAGGACAGGGACAGCTTTGCGAAAGGAATTGCAAGATTCACTAAAGAAGATCCGACTTTAAGGTTTCACTACGATGTAGACATCAAG GAATCTATTATCTCGGGAATGGGAGAGTTACATTTAGAAATCTATGGGCAAAGATTGGAACGGGAATACGGGTGTCCTGTTACTTTTGGAAAACCAAAAGTCTCTTTCCGAGAGACGCTGATGAGTTCTTGTGAATTCGATTATCTTCATAAGAAACAAACGGGTGGAGCTGGTCAGTACGGTCGTGTCACCGGAGTGATAGAG CCACTGCCGCCTCACGAGAATACCAAACTCGAGTTTGTGGATAAAACGGTAGGAACCAATATTCCTAAACAATATGTCCCTGCTGTAGAACGAGGGTTCAGATCAATGTGCGAATGTGGACATCTTACTGGTCACAAAGTAGCCGGTGTTAAATTCATACTGAAGGATGGTATGCATCACTGTGTTGATTCCTCGGACTACGCATTCTTTCTAGCAGCGCAGGGTGCAGTGAGAGATGTGTACCAACAAGGAGCATGGCGGCTGCTGGAACCGGTTATGACGGTAGAAGTGACCGCCCCTTCAGAATTTCAA GGAACAGTTATAAGTCAGATCGCGAAACGAAGCGGAATTATATTAAACACGGATACTTCCGACGGATGGTTTGCCTTAGAGGCCGAAGTTCCGTTGAACGAAATGTTCGGTTATACAGGAGAATTAAGGTCCCTTACACAAGGCAAAGGAGAGTTCACTATGGAGTACGCGAGGTACAGCCCTTGCCAATCAGCTCTAGAGGAGGAAATGATAAGGCAGCACCAAGAATCGCATAATTTGAATACCAATGTACgaaaaagaaatcaatga